The region TAGTGGTAGAAATCCTTTATATGATGATGAGAGGAAAAGATGGAGTAGACAGTCAGTGTCGCTATTTTTCAACTGTTGAATTGGCCAGTACCAGAAGGCGtgcctttaaggtgagaggggataagaTGAAAGGAGACGtgcaggtaagtttttttttcatagagcggtgggtgcctggaatgtgctgaaagagtggtggtggaggcagatacattgagaATGGTAAGAGCCGCTTGGATGGGAacgtgaatgtgagggaaatgggcaTTGTGTTAGCAGACGCCATTAGTTACGTAGGCCATGTGTTTACTTACTTAATTGATTTGGTACAATATTGTGGAGTATTCCTGTGCTGGATTCTTCTGTGTTCGTGCAAACGTCCTGGGCACATTTCTGTAGTGAAGGTGACTTCGAACTTTCCAGGGTACTATAGTCGTCAACGTAGACCGGAGAGCGGCGGGCGGAagtaaaggatgctgggaatggcgagggtgatgAGCCGCGGGAGGGATTTGGGACTGGTACCAGAGAAGGAGGGCCAGGTTTGGTATTGGGAGCGGTTGCTAGCACGGATGTAAACACGCGCTGACCTGAGACAACAGGAAAGGTCATTTGATTTTCAAATAGATTGTTGTTCTTACAGAATCGCCCTTTGGTGCTTTCCGCTTCCTCGCATTCACTTCCCCTTTCCTCCAagcatgattcccttctccctgcccccttaccTGTCTCGGTCCACAACCCATATGAGAGTCAGGTGTATCGTCACTCACAAACAGTATATCATGAAATAATTTTGTCTTTTGGCGACAGTGCAATACATCAATTTACTAAAGTACCGTGCAGTAATAGACCTTTCCGGCCCAACGAGTCGCAGTGCCCAGCAACTTACCTGCTTAACCCGAGCTTAACTACAGGAAAGTTCAATAAGGTCAATTCACCAAAGAGCCAGagcgtttttggaatgtgggaggaaagcgaagCACCCGCGAGAATCCCGCACGTTCACGGGAGCAAGAACTAGTACTGGTAGTAGCTTGATCGCTCCAGTCCAGTAGATTGTTCTTCTAAGGAATTGTCATCCTTGGGTCCTCGGCGGGCTGTAGAGGCCGATGCAAGTTCCACAGGTCGGGTGCATTTCCTTAATGGAGATCGGCCGCGCGTGACTTTCTCTAATGTGGGGAATCTAATGTACGGCCATGCATCACATGGTCGTTGACAGATCGGGGACATGCCGGTCAGGGTTAAGTGGCCTGGAATGCGAGACGACTGTGGTCTCTGCGCTGCAGCAGACTTCCACCAGCCTCACTGCCGTTGCGCTGTGTCAGGTTTCTCTTCCGTGTTACATCCCATCTCTGCTCCCCATCCTCTCGTCCCCTCTTCGCTCTCACACCTCCTCCTGAATTTGCCACCTCTCCATTCTGCACCACTCTTACTTCCACGATATCTCATCTACCAGATCCGACAATGTCGTACTCCGAAGGAATGACCAGTTCGACGCTCGCTGGGAATCTCTCCTCTCACAATTCCACGGCCGATGGaaacagaatggagtggggagcaCCTTCCGTCGTGTCAATGGTCATCTTCACCCTCACCGTCCTACTGGGCGTCCCGGGCAATGGCTCAGTCATCTGGGTGACGGGCTTCAAGATGAAGAGTAAGGTCCACACGGTGTGCTTCCTGAACCTGGCTCTGGCTGACCTGATCTATTGCCTCACCCTTCCCTTCAGAATGGCAAACATCTCCCTGATCTGCTTTGGGGACAACGCCTACTTTTCCATGGAGTTTATTAGGACGTTGACGTTCCTCAACGCAACCGCCAGCATTTATCTGTTATGTCTGATCAGCATCTGCCGCTGCCTGGCTATTACTCGGCCTTCGTGGTTCCAGCAACAACTGAGCCTCACATGGGCTCGTGGGGCTTGCTTCGGAATTTGGATCCTAGCCTTCGCCATGTGCAAGCCCGTCCTCCTGCTTCAGGATTGGAAGGAGGAATTGACTGTCTTGCAGCCATTTTGGTTTGTTTTTATCTTCGGTCTTCCCCTTCTAATTATGATCACCAGCTACTCCCTGGTTGGTTGTAGGCTGCAAGAGAACAGGTTCGTAAAATCTAAGAAGTCTGTCTGCCTCATCATCACCGTTGTCATCACCTTTATGATCTGTTGGATCCCGAACACTGTCTGCAACCTCGTTGCAATCGTGAAACCGATTCCCCCGGACCTGTCATTATTCACTGTTGCCCTGGCCTCCTTCAACAGCGCCCTCAACCCGCTTCTCTATGTCTTCGTTGGCCGCGAATTCCACCAGGTCTTCAGGCGCTCCATCCTCACTTCGCTTCATCTGGCCTTGGCCGAGCAGAGGCTGGAATCGGAGACCCAGCCCCAAACACCCAACCTCGCCTTAAATACGAATGTCTGAGGGAGTTCCTCGCGGCTAGACGTCCGACTGATATCCCCTGACTACCGACACAGTGGACAGTCGAATGCAGTTATGGTCGGCAGTGGAGGCTTTACTACACTCTTATTTTAAtctctcagaacatagaacacagaccacTCGCTCAACAATGCACCGTACCAATTCAGTCAGTCAATAAATGGTCAATTAACCAAATACCCTCCGCCTACACAATGGAGATATCCTGCCTTTATGCTGATTCTACCTGTCTAATCATCTCTTAAAGGTCTCTAACCAATCTACAATTACCAGCATTCCGGGCAGCCTGTGCCAGGCACACACCACTGTCTGTGCAATTAACCTGGGCTTTGTATATCCTTCGGAATGacgccctctcactttaaatggacgtcctctggtatcagacattacAACCCTGGGAAACACACGGATTACCCATGCCTTTCTTTATCTTCTAAACGTCATCCCACCACCCCAGTGAAAATAAGCCAAGTGTATTCAACCTCTCGTAGTAGACGatgctctctaatacagacagctttctggtatatctcctctacaccctctgcaAAGCCTCGACATCTTTAATGCaataggcgaccagaactgcatacaccTCTTTCACCAAGC is a window of Hypanus sabinus isolate sHypSab1 unplaced genomic scaffold, sHypSab1.hap1 scaffold_488, whole genome shotgun sequence DNA encoding:
- the LOC132389169 gene encoding C3a anaphylatoxin chemotactic receptor-like; its protein translation is MSYSEGMTSSTLAGNLSSHNSTADGNRMEWGAPSVVSMVIFTLTVLLGVPGNGSVIWVTGFKMKSKVHTVCFLNLALADLIYCLTLPFRMANISLICFGDNAYFSMEFIRTLTFLNATASIYLLCLISICRCLAITRPSWFQQQLSLTWARGACFGIWILAFAMCKPVLLLQDWKEELTVLQPFWFVFIFGLPLLIMITSYSLVGCRLQENRFVKSKKSVCLIITVVITFMICWIPNTVCNLVAIVKPIPPDLSLFTVALASFNSALNPLLYVFVGREFHQVFRRSILTSLHLALAEQRLESETQPQTPNLALNTNV